CCGTGAACAGTCGGACCTCGCGCAGGAACGCGAGGAGGTCGGCGGGTGTCGCCACCGGCGCTGGCCCCGGGGCCTAGGTGGACACGCGGCGGATGAGCGCGTTGTGGAATTCGTGGCGCCGCTGGCCGGACGGCAGCTTCGTCAGCCGGGCGAGCGCCTGGAGGATCGTCGCGCGCTCGTCCGCGTTCAGCTCGTACTCGGCCAGGAGCGCCTCGGGGGAGCGCTGGAGCTCGACCAGGAAGTCCGGGTCGATCATCGCGCGGCCGACGAGATCGCGTAGCCCCTGCGCCATTCCGCGGCGATCATATCAATTTCCCCGGCTCTTTGATAGGCTCGCCGCATGCTGAGCGGCCTGCGCATCCTGGTCGTCGAGGACGAGCGGGGCGTGCGCCTGCTGCTCACGCGCGTGCTCGAGGACGCGGGCGCGAGCGTCGTCGCCGTGGCCTCGCCCGAGGAGGCGTTCACCGAGTTCGAGCGGCGGCGGCCGGACGTCCTCGTCAGCGACATCCGCATGCCGGGCGGCGACGGCTACCAGCTGATCCGCCGGGTGCGCGCGCTGCCCGCCGACCGCGGCGGACTGACGCCCGCGGTGGCGGTGTCCGCGTCGGTCGGCGAGGAGGATGAGCCGAAGATCCTCGCCGCGGGCTTCCAGCGATTCATCCGAAAGCCCTTCGAGGTCGCCGAGGTGCGCGCCGCGATCGGCGCCGTCGCGGGCCGGACGGGCGCGTGACCGGGCGCGAGCGCTCGCCGCTCGCGCGCGCATGACACGGCGACGCGCGCGTGGCCTCGCGCGCGCGGCGGGCGTCGCCGCGCTCGTCGGCGCGGCGCTCGGCGCGCCGGCGCGCGCGCAGGCCGAGGCGCGGCCGCCGTCGATCGGCTATCTCGCCAACGAGCCCGCACCCGATACGTCCGCCACGCTGCGCGCCCGGCTCGCCGAGCGCGGCTGGGTGGAGGGCCAGAGCGTCAAGCTCTGGTACCGCTACGCGCAGGGCAAGCCCGAGCGCCTGCCGGGCCACGCGGACGAGCTCGTCCGCCTCGGCGTCGACGTCATCGTCGCGGCGGGCGCGCCGGCGATCGAGGCCGCCCGGCAGGCGACGCGGACGATCCCGATCGTCGTGGCGACGACCGACGACCCGCTCGCGACGAAGCTCGTCGCGAGCCTGAGGCACCCCGGCGGCAACCTGACCGGTGTGACGCTGGCGGCCCCGGGGCTCGCCCGCCACCGGCTCGAGCTCCTGCGGGAGCTCGTGCCCCGCGCGACCCGCGTCGCGGTCCTCTGGAACCCGACCAACCCGAGCAACGCCGCCGAGCTCCGCGAGACCGAGGCGGCGGCCCGCGGGCACGCTCTCGAGCTCGTCGCCGTGCCCCTGTCCGCCGACACCGACCGGCGCGTCGCGCTCGACGCGGTCAGAAACGCGGGGGCGGGCGGCCTGCTCGTCCTCGCCGACGTCCTGACGCTCGCGCGCCGCGCCGAGCTCGTCACCTTCGCCGCGCGGAGCCATATCCCCGCGGTCTATCCGCTGCCGGAGTTCGTCGACGCGGGCGGGCTGGCCGCCTATGGCCCGAGCTGGAGCGACGCCTTCGGCCACGTCGCGGCGCACGTGGATCGCATCCTCCGCGGCGCTTCGCCCGGCGAGCTGCCGATCGAGCGTCCCGCCCGCGTCGAGCTCCACGTCAACCTCCGGGCCGCGCGGGCCCTCGAGCTCGCGGTCCCGCCCGCGCTGCTCTCGCGCGCGCAGCGCGTCGTCCAGTGATCCGGCGCGTCGTCGTGGGGGTGTCGCTGGCGGCCGCGCTCCTCGTCGCGTGCGCCGAGCGCGAGTGGATCTACGAGAAGAAGGGCGCGACGCCGACGCGGATCGACCGCGACAAGGCAGCCTGCCGGGAGGAGGCCTTCGATCCGAAGGCGTTCGCGTTGTTCCGCTCGGGCCGCGTCGACCAGGAGGTGTTCAGGCGCTGCATGGAGCGGAGGGGCTACACGGTCACGCCCGCCGAGTGACCGTGCGGCACTCCGGAACCTTTGCCGCCGGTTCCGCCTTCTAAAGGGACAGGAGGAAGGACGATGCGGCTGGGAATCGCGGCGTTAGCGGTCGCGGCGCTCCTCACGGGCGCCGCCCAGGTATCGGCACAGATCTACGCCCCCCAGAGCCTCGAGCGCTGGTTCCGGCTCGAGTGGCGCGTGACACGCGACCGGAAGGGGCCGGTGATCGAGGGCTACGTCTACAACCGGGGCGCGCAGAGCGCGGAGCGGATGCGCCTTCAGATCGAGCGTCTCGATCCGTCGGGCGCGGTCGTCGGGAGCTCGGTGGTGTGGGTCCTCGGCACCGTTCCGCTGGGCAACCGTGCCTACTTCAGCGCGTCCGTGCCGGAGGCCGCGAGCTACCGCGTGCAGGTGCTCACGTTCGACTGGGGCGGTGGTGGCGGCGGCGGCAGCGGCGGCGGCATGTAGCGGAGCGCGCCCCTCAGCGCGCCCGGCCGCCCGAGCCCCAGTCGAAGCGGTAGCCGAGGATCACCTTGAAGATGAGCCCGTCGGTCGCGGGGGTCAGGCCGACTCCCACGCCCGCGTTGAATTCCCACCGGGGTCCGAGATCGGCGTCGACCGCCGCGAAGAGGAGATGCTGCTGCCGGCGCAGCGGATCGAACCCCCTCACCGGACCGAGCTCGCCGTAGTACTCGAGACCGGCGCTGACCTTGGAGGTGAAGTCGTACGCGACCTTCGCGTTCGGCGTGAACTCGAACCCGCGCTCCTCGTTCACGCCCTCGCCCTTGAGGCTCCGTGCGAACACGGGATTGAACGACGCGTACCAGCCGCCGAGCTTCTTGTCGATGATGGGCCGGAGCTCGAGCGTCCACGTGTCGGCCGAGAACTCGCGGCGCTGGTAGCCCACCTCGAGCGAGAGGCTCAGGTCGACGGGGAGCTCCCAGCTCTCGGGCGCGCGCACCCGCGGCCGCACGTGGTTGCCCACCCACTCCCATCCCTCGTTGGGCTGGATGCTCGTGAAGAGATAGAAGCCCGTCTCGAGCCAGGAGGTCCAGCCCTGCGTGACCTCGAGCGTCTCGTG
The Candidatus Methylomirabilota bacterium genome window above contains:
- a CDS encoding ABC transporter substrate-binding protein — translated: MTRRRARGLARAAGVAALVGAALGAPARAQAEARPPSIGYLANEPAPDTSATLRARLAERGWVEGQSVKLWYRYAQGKPERLPGHADELVRLGVDVIVAAGAPAIEAARQATRTIPIVVATTDDPLATKLVASLRHPGGNLTGVTLAAPGLARHRLELLRELVPRATRVAVLWNPTNPSNAAELRETEAAARGHALELVAVPLSADTDRRVALDAVRNAGAGGLLVLADVLTLARRAELVTFAARSHIPAVYPLPEFVDAGGLAAYGPSWSDAFGHVAAHVDRILRGASPGELPIERPARVELHVNLRAARALELAVPPALLSRAQRVVQ
- a CDS encoding response regulator, producing the protein MLSGLRILVVEDERGVRLLLTRVLEDAGASVVAVASPEEAFTEFERRRPDVLVSDIRMPGGDGYQLIRRVRALPADRGGLTPAVAVSASVGEEDEPKILAAGFQRFIRKPFEVAEVRAAIGAVAGRTGA
- a CDS encoding transporter → MPRPRGAALALGLLAALLLTPVPRARAQGNFEIQVYGSETVPPGSTLVELHSNVAAQGTTRTENRVRPTQGAFHETLEVTQGWTSWLETGFYLFTSIQPNEGWEWVGNHVRPRVRAPESWELPVDLSLSLEVGYQRREFSADTWTLELRPIIDKKLGGWYASFNPVFARSLKGEGVNEERGFEFTPNAKVAYDFTSKVSAGLEYYGELGPVRGFDPLRRQQHLLFAAVDADLGPRWEFNAGVGVGLTPATDGLIFKVILGYRFDWGSGGRAR